A region of the Brachionichthys hirsutus isolate HB-005 unplaced genomic scaffold, CSIRO-AGI_Bhir_v1 contig_1154, whole genome shotgun sequence genome:
GTGTCACATTTGAACGTCACAAGCGCTCCTTCCCCGCCGTGACTGGATGGACGAGTGATTGTTTGTGTTGTCTCCTTATAGCAGAGACATTTACTGCAGTTAGCATGATAAACAGCTAGCCTCGGCCTCCCGCCAACAATTTGGAACTCGAGAAGTGTGGTGTGGCGCCCTCTAGTGTCGGTATAAGTTGCCTGCCGTTCTTAATCTGTATAGAACCACGACTGCGTACCCTTTGCTGTCGTGTTTTTGCTCTTTCCACCGTTGAAACACTGAATATTCCGGCTCCTCTCCGTCCTCGGCGCTGCCGTCCCTCGTCTCGGCGCCGACGCTCCCAGTCCGGACGCACTGGTCTGGGATCGTCTTTGTGGTCCTTGAAACACAGGAAGCGTATTAAAACGGCATTCAGTCGATGGTGCGCCCCCAGCACTTCTATTGACttctataaccccccccccacacggtCATTCCTGGAAGCAGCTCGTACTGATCAGAGTCCTCCTGTTCCCTCGTCCAGACTCCTGATGGCTGCTCCGCTGGAATTCatatatttgtattaaaatgtgtgttttctatgtTCCATCTTAACCCGACATTAAAGTTTACCATCGTTCCCTGTCCCGAGTGCTTTCGTGTGTCGGAGGACGAGACGACCGTTTCTGGAGTTCTTCATTCACTAGTTTCAAGCCGCATGACTCAGAAAGACGATTTAGGaaaagcattgtgtgtgtgtgggggcagggggggggggatactgaGATTACCTCTAGTCTCCCGAGTCCAGCTGAAGACATAGATGTCGGATCGTCTACTAAACGTTTTGAGTCGCTTTGTTTTAAATCCCTTTGAGCTCTTTATCCTGAGCTCCTgtagatttggtttacagcagttccactttctaactgtagtctgctgctggtcgccgggTGCGCATGCGTCCCCCGGGAATCGacccgccaacctctcgatcataggacgaccctcttaACCACTGCGCCCCCCCATCCAGCTGTTCTTTGGGCTCCTCTCCCATCCAGCTGTTCTTTGAGCTCTTTATTCTGAGCTCCTCTCCCATCCAGCTGTTCTTTGAGCTCTTTATTCTGAGCTCCTCTCCCATCCAGCTGTTCTCTGAGCTCTTTATTCTGAGCTCCTCCCATCCAGCTGTTCCccagctgctgcatctgctctGTGTTCAAGTCAATGCTGGGATGTCGCTAAAAGCTCCTTCAGCGCATCCAtttagtactagtactagtagtgGTACTGAAGTAATCGTATCGCTGACGTCTCAGACagtgttttggggggggggggtctgttatTGACATCAGCAGCTGGAGTCTTGTGCGCATGTCTGTTTGCCTCCATCTTTAAGCGCATCGGGGACTAGAGCGCACGAATACAATGATCTCACGAACCGACGGGGACAATGTGAAGGACAACGTGAAGGACAACGTGAAGGACAATGTGAAGGACCAGCGTCTCCGACCCGAAGCGAACCGTCGCCCAGACTCACCCGCCTCTTCACCGGAAGCCGGACAGCTGATCGGGAGGAGGGGCAGCCCGACGCGCGGCAGCCCGACGCGCGGCAGCGTGCAGCCTCTGGTCCCCTCCGCCGCCTCCACCATGACGTCACCGGAGCTCGCCCGCACCGGCCCGCTGCCGGCGCACACATCAAAGCGGAGCCTGCTCTACAAGGCGctgtgcttcctcctcctcatcctccagggCGGCGTCCTGGACTTCTACCTCATCGCCTTCACCGACCTGTCCTGGTGCGCGTGGATCGCCACGGACCTGGTGGTGATCTCCGGCTGGGGCGTCTTCTTCGCGAAGAACGCGCGCAACAAGCGGGAGCGCGCCTGCGGCTTCCACCGGAAGGGCGCCGTGTCCGCGTGGAGCCTCGGGGAGTTCACCTACGCCTACCTGGCCTGGCTCGTCTACGTCATCGCCTGCACCCAGAAGGTGGCGCTGGTGGTGGAGACGTCCATCCTGGAGCGGATCGCGCACGCGGTGCCGTGCGGGGCGACGGGCTTCAGGGTCGCCGTGGCGCTGTCGGCGGCGCTTCTCTTCTGCCTGGTCAACGCCGTCGTGGAGGATCcacgcggcgcggcgcggcacCGCGCCCAGGGCTGCTTCCTGGGGAGCTGCGTGGACCTGCTGGACAGCTTcacgctgctggagctgctgctcggcGGCGGCGTCCCCGCCGCCTCCCTGAGGTACGCCGTGATGTCCGTGTACTTCGCGGCCCTGGCGGTGCCGGTGGTCTGGCTGTACGAGCTGACGGCGTCGGAGCCGCGCTGGTGGCCGTGGGCCCGCTTCTGCACGGGCCTGCTGGTCGACGCGCCCCTGCTGGTGGTCCGGTGCTTCCAGGTGTTCGTCTACGGAAGCCCGGTGTCGGTGTTCATGTTCAAAAACgtttttttcctgctgtgtggcctcctggagctgctggagcggTGCGTGGCGCTGCGGGGGCTGCGGGGGCGGACCAGCAAGCCGGCCCAGTTCTCCCACTGCGTGTCCGAGAACGACATGTGTCCGCACGGGTACGTGAACAGCCTGGCCGTGGCCCGGTCCTAGAgcccggggggggaggggggggcacagctcTCAGATCAATTTAAAGATCAGACTGATGAGAAGCTCCTCACCTTTCTGACCGCCGGCGATGACGTCACAGTTAGCCGCTGTAATCCAGAGCAGCCCTGGATTCAAACGTTCAACCTTTATTGTAATGGTGCTCCCGAgccaaacagaacagaacaggactGGGTCTCACAGCCTCCTGAGGCACGTGGACGGCCTCGTCTGTCCCGGAGTCCGGGTGCACTGGACCTCAGCGGGACATATGATCGGCGTTTGGACAGAGGACAGACGCAGCTGGACTGGTTCACATTTCAGAGTGAAGTGACGCTGCCGGTTCCTGTTTGGTGCCGACAGTAGATTGGACCAGGCTTTTATCTTTACGGACTGctggtccccccccctctcccctctctcttttctgaTTGTTTGACCTGTAAAACCAGCACTCCTTTGTCACCCAGCAGGGGGCGTGCTCCAGACTGAGACGGGAAGTGGAGTCGGGTTCTAGTCATTTTGAAAAGCCCAACCCAAACCTGTTTTTCCCTTTCATCGAATTCAATAGAAGTCAGGTGATCAGATGGAAATACAACGTCCAGGGTTTCCACGGAGACCCGAGAGCAAGGAGGACGCGTCCCACTTTGGTCTCTTTCCGCCTTGATGGATGTCCATAatcatgattgtgtgtgtgtgtgtgtgtgtgggggggggggggggggtatattttGGTACAGATttgggatttattttaaaaagatatAATGGATATAAAGCTTTTCACCCATTTtcctgctactactgctactgctactaatactactgtactactactactgctgctactactgctgctgctactactactactgattcTGCTACTACTACGAGTACTGCTACTACCACTACCGCTAaggctactactactactgctactattactgctgctgctgctgctaatactactactagtactactactgctgctactactaatgctactgctactgctactacactATTCAGCAAGCATTGAATGATTGCCATGGATCTTTGTCGGGGTGTGGCCAATGAGCAGGCTGAACAGGTTCTTGTTTCTTAGAGGATTCTTTATCTTTTAGCGATGGGGCTGTTTTCAACAATAAATGGCCCGGGTGCtcggtaaaaaataaattaaagacaagTTCGCAAGAGGGTCTGCAAGGTATCAAAGACTGATCCAGAGCCTGGCGGCATTCCAGATACTCTGATCCAGAACACGTAAAAAATAGGGGATCTTTGAAAGTTCCATGCAGCCTGCAACAGACCCCAAAATATAGGCCAACAGTGAGGAATCAGAGGTGTGCTAACAAATGTGTTGTTTCTTCAAAAGCTATGGTGCtagatccagaaccagaaccgccgCCTCAGAAAGAGGATCTTCGGGAATAACTACTGAGCTTATATTGATGTAAATCCAGTGTCTTAAGGCATCGTTTCATGGTGGACGTGGCTAAGGACAGTTCTCTCTCTGTGCTACACGGCTTGAAACGTCTTTTCTGTCCCCGCCGGTCTCCTCAGGCCGTCGCGGATCGGACTTGTACCTGTACCGTTGTGTGCTGTAAATCTGGACCGATGTAATCCAATGTACTGTAGGTGTAAGACGCAACACGGCGTTTGACAAATGAAATAAACGTAAGGAACGTGTCGTACAATGATTACATCACACGGGGCCACGATGACGGAAATGTTAGCATCTGAACTGCATTCGAGCTTCCGTCCTCAAACTGGATTTAGAACCAGCGCCAAGAAGAGTTTATAGATTTCACCGATTCCAAGAAGAATTAAGAGTCAGTTTCCTTCCGGAGCCGTGCCGTGTATCAGATTCctgtgcagcagctgctcctgcagcctccTCAGAGCCAGCAGCGGGTCCTCCTTGTGGGGCTCGTCGTTCTGGGAGGACATCTTAGACATGTAGCCCTGATCGTTGCTCGGAGCCTTTTCAGCGGGCTCCAGGTCCTCCAGCGCAGGGGGCCGATCCTGGCTGATCGCAGGTGGAGGGTAAGAGCCGCTTTGCTCGCCGGCGGACGAACATCCTGGACGGTCGGGGTCCGGGCGATTCTGCAGACGTGAGATTCTCGGCTCTGAAGGAGCGAGTCGGCTCACGGGCGGGAGGGACGCGTCTTCGTCGTCCTCGGCAGGGGTTTGACGGAATGCTTCTTCCTCAGAGAGCCGGCTCTGTCTCCGTGCTGGCCTGTCCACCATGAGAGGctcgaggacgaggacggaTTCTAGACTGGGGTCGCGACCCTCACGCCTGCGCTCGGGGTTCACTACCGGTGTGAGTTCTGCCACTGATGGCAGCTGGCGCTCGGCGTTGAGCTCAGGTGTCAGGATGAAAACGCTGTTGGCGCTGTTGACTTCCACCTCGTGGACGTAGACGGGAGGCCCTTCCCTGATCAGAGGGACGCACTCTAGGACCGGCGGGATCTGCAGCTGCTCTATGAGACAATCGGCCTCCGTcccgacctcctcctcctcatcgtccaCGCACTCCTTCTCGAACCAATCCGGGTTTTCCACCTGGTAGACCCGGAAGGTTTCGATGGCGTCTCTCAGGGCCGCACCCGAGGGACAGTCAAAATACTCGTCTCCACCGATCCCCTCGACGTGGTTGACCTGACCTGGCTGATACTTCTCCACGTCTAGGACGCGGAAGTAGAGCTCTTCAAAGTGCTTCATCAGCTTGTATTTAACCGCAATGTCAAAGACCGACGGCACGGCCTGCTCGCCGCTGATGTCATCGAAGTAGGCCACCATGTACTTGCCCAGCGTGCCGGCCTGCTGGAGATCTGGCAGGAAGAGGTTGAGAAAGGGAGTGAGCATGTCATCGGTCGGGGACAGGACGTCTTCCCTCAGCGTCACCCGACCCCGACCGCACATGGCCCGCCATTTCGCCTGGACGCCTCGTGAGCACAGGACCAGGATCTTGTCAGAGGGGTTTTTAAGCTGCTGCCGTTGCCACTCGAGCCATCGGAGGCGACCCACCACGCCCACCGACGTGGAGTCCAGCAAGTCCACCAGCACCTTGATGCCAcactggagctggaggaaggcGCAGAGCTTCAGGACGATGTCCCTGTAGAGGTGGTGGTCCTGCGAGTAGATGACCAGCACCGTGGGAGTCTGCCTGAGCGGCCGCTGCCTCGTTTCCTCGCGTCCTCCGGGCGCCGCGGAGACGCCGGGTCTACCTGAGAGGGTGGCGAAATCGAAGCTTCCATCGAAACGGGCGAGCAGCGGTCGAGACGAAACGTGCGTCCGTCGAGCGAGTCACTGACCTGGCTTCCGACAGACGTACACGATAACTGCCGTCactccacacagaaacagcCCCCCCACGATGAGAAACGTGCTCACAGGGGCGTCCGGGGCGTCCGGGGCGTCCGTCGGGGTCACTGCGGGCATCGAAACACGGTTCACCGATTGACAGGACAGATCTTAACGCATGACACTCAGCAAAGTgccacacccccccacccccaatcaTGGCACCCGTGTCtcaggttgccgacccctgacacacacacacacacacacacacacacacataccggGGCAGATGTCCAGTGTTGACCTTCGGCGGGTGCAGTCCTGGCCACATTCTGGGAAAAGAGGTTTGATCTGCAGCCAAGAACAGGAAGACGATCAGAGGCCTTCAGAAGCACTGAGGCTAAAGTCaaacatgactcagcagaatTGATTTCAGCAGACTTGCCTCAACGTCAAACTGGCAGCAGGATCTGGGCCATTGCTCAAGGTTGAATATGACGCTGAGGGTCGTCTGATTGGCCTGGAGAAGAAACAACTTCATATTTATCATTCAAGTACGACGGCAAACAAGTTCAGAGAATTAAAACGCTTTGAGAGAACGGTTGTTGGAGGCAGCGTGTAGAAACACCATGCGTAACCTTCTATTATTAAGTATTTGAATATATTCTTGTGTCTTTATATATTACTGTtaagtatttttatatattcttGTGTCTATCTACTACTGTtaagtatttttatatattcttgtgtctttatctattactgttaagtatttttatatattcttGTGTCTTTATCTATTACTGTTAAGTATTTTTACATATTCTTGTGTCTTTATACATTACTGTGTACATCCTGGTAATGATCCTGTGTCTTTGTTGAGTGGAGGATTGCTGCTGaaagaatttccctctgggattattaaagtattctcaTTCTGAAAACACAGGATGTTGTACAAAGCCCAAAGTACCACAAACAATACTCACCAATTTGATCAGATTAAAGATGACCTAATCTCTAATCCACAGACGTGCTCGAGCCTCACCTTGCGTGCACGGTTCACTTGTTGGATGGCGACGCATGTGACGATAACGATGTACTCCTCGCACAGCCGGTCCGGACGGAAGCCAACGGCCAGCGCCGATCCTCCAGCGGCTGCGCTGACCTGAGCCAGGCTGACTGCAGGCTGCCACAGACTTCCTGCAGACAGCAGACGCAGTTAGACACGGTCACATGACTCGCACAGTCTTCACACGGAAGACTCGCACAGTCTGCccgcggaggactcgcacagtctgcccacggaggactcgcacagtctacacgcggaggactcgcacagtctacacgcggaggactcgcacagtctacacgcggaggactcgcacagtctgcacgcggaggactcgcacaggcttcacgcggaggactcgcacagtctacacgcggaggactcgcacagtctgcacacggaggactcgcacagtctgcacgcggaggactcgcacgGGCTTCACGCGGAGGACTCGCGCAGTCTGCACGCGGAGGACTCGCGCAGTCTgcacgcggaggactcgcacagtctgcacgcggaggactcgcacagtctgcacgcggaggactcgcacaggcttcacgcggaggactcgcacagtctgcacacggaggactcgcacagtctgcacgcggaggactcgcacagtcttcACACGGAAGACTCGCACAGTCTGCccgcggaggactcgcacagtctacacgcggaggactcgcacagtctacacgcggaggactcgcacagtctgcccgcggaggactcgcacagtctgcacgcggaggactcgcacagtctgcacacggaggactcgcacagtctacacgcagaGAACTCGCACAGTCTGCACGCAGAGAactcgcacagtctacacgcagaggactcgcacagtctacacgcagaGAACTCGCACAGTCTGCACGCAGAGAactcgcacagtctacacgcagaGGACTCACCCCTCTCGATGCAGAACTGGGTCCGCAGCATCGTGACGTCTTCACAACCTGCATCAGCCAGAATCAAGAGAGGCTCATCAACATCAGGCGAGGAAGCAAGCGACTCGACTGGGCTGGGACTCGAGGGAGCAAAGCCGTGAATaaagagggacacacacacacacacacacacacacacacacaccatttcaaCTCACCAGCAACAGTGACATCAATGCTGACATCATAGCTGCTGTGGCCCAACTCTGGTTTGGGGATGTTGAAGACAGAGACCTGGTACATCTGACCCGGGTCCAGCACGACCATGGCGGCAGAGAACGACCACTGCAAACGcaaacgcaacacaaacacaaaggcaaacacaacacaaacgcaaacacaacacaaacacaacacaaacacaaaggcaaacacaaacaacacaacacaacacaacacaaacgcaaacacaacacaacacaaacgcaaacacaaacaacacaacacaaacgcaaACACGTCGGTCAGGGAATACAATTAATAGGTATTAAGGAGCGTCTGCCTCCATCTCGGCTGCCTGTTGTTGTGTGTTCTAATACAAAATCGCAGCATGGACACCGTGGTACAAAAGGGTCAAACGAGCTTGGAGCTCATCATTGATGAGCGATGTGGACCGCTGAGCTCCTAAATCATGGGACACCCTGCTAGAGCAGCTATTAGCCACTAACCTTGTCCCCCGATGGACTCCTCATGGTCTGGAATTTGTCCTTGAACGAATATCGAACACACAAATGCTGGTTGGTGGACACGACCAGAACATGAAGCTCAGTAGCGTTCAGGTAGCTGATGC
Encoded here:
- the LOC137917251 gene encoding interleukin-17 receptor A-like — its product is MALTVPVPVPVPVLVPVLVLMWVSGSSTVRILSWPPLSCSQEGLVCAVNTSNCVDSRWLDINKYTPSSPEALRASVDTRHDERGRLQPVLVASWQIKDDGSISYLNATELHVLVVSTNQHLCVRYSFKDKFQTMRSPSGDKWSFSAAMVVLDPGQMYQVSVFNIPKPELGHSSYDVSIDVTVAGCEDVTMLRTQFCIERGSLWQPAVSLAQVSAAAGGSALAVGFRPDRLCEEYIVIVTCVAIQQVNRARKANQTTLSVIFNLEQWPRSCCQFDVEIKPLFPECGQDCTRRRSTLDICPVTPTDAPDAPDAPVSTFLIVGGLFLCGVTAVIVYVCRKPGRPGVSAAPGGREETRQRPLRQTPTVLVIYSQDHHLYRDIVLKLCAFLQLQCGIKVLVDLLDSTSVGVVGRLRWLEWQRQQLKNPSDKILVLCSRGVQAKWRAMCGRGRVTLREDVLSPTDDMLTPFLNLFLPDLQQAGTLGKYMVAYFDDISGEQAVPSVFDIAVKYKLMKHFEELYFRVLDVEKYQPGQVNHVEGIGGDEYFDCPSGAALRDAIETFRVYQVENPDWFEKECVDDEEEEVGTEADCLIEQLQIPPVLECVPLIREGPPVYVHEVEVNSANSVFILTPELNAERQLPSVAELTPVVNPERRREGRDPSLESVLVLEPLMVDRPARRQSRLSEEEAFRQTPAEDDEDASLPPVSRLAPSEPRISRLQNRPDPDRPGCSSAGEQSGSYPPPAISQDRPPALEDLEPAEKAPSNDQGYMSKMSSQNDEPHKEDPLLALRRLQEQLLHRNLIHGTAPEGN
- the LOC137917250 gene encoding transmembrane protein 121B-like, which codes for MISRTDGDNVKDNVKDNVKDNVKDQRLRPEANRRPDSPASSPEAGQLIGRRGSPTRGSPTRGSVQPLVPSAASTMTSPELARTGPLPAHTSKRSLLYKALCFLLLILQGGVLDFYLIAFTDLSWCAWIATDLVVISGWGVFFAKNARNKRERACGFHRKGAVSAWSLGEFTYAYLAWLVYVIACTQKVALVVETSILERIAHAVPCGATGFRVAVALSAALLFCLVNAVVEDPRGAARHRAQGCFLGSCVDLLDSFTLLELLLGGGVPAASLRYAVMSVYFAALAVPVVWLYELTASEPRWWPWARFCTGLLVDAPLLVVRCFQVFVYGSPVSVFMFKNVFFLLCGLLELLERCVALRGLRGRTSKPAQFSHCVSENDMCPHGYVNSLAVARS